The genomic window ACTCCTCGAATATTAAAGTCATTAATGGCTTCATTTTCTATAGTTTTAATTGATTTTTTTTGTAGCAGTCCCCATTGATTAAAAGGATAAGAATAATAGTGTTTTAAAATTAAATTTTTACCAATGGTCAAAGAAGAAACTAACCCTGTTGTTTTTCTATCTTCAGGAATATAACCGATAGATAATTGTTTAATAATGTCTTCTGTTGTCCAGTTAGTGATGTCAATATCTTCATATTGAATTTTACCCTTTTTAGCTTTAATAAAACCCATAATGACTGAGACTAATTCCTGTTGTCCATTTCCATCTACTCCTGCTATTCCTAAGATTTCCCCTGCTTTGATTTGAAAGGAAATATTATGAATATTATTAACCACTAAATTGTCAACTTTTAAGATAGTTTCGGTATAAGATAATGTTGTTTTAATTAAATTAATTGTTTTATGTTCACCGATCATCATATTAGCGAGTTTTTGAGTATTAAAATTTTTATTTTCAAAGGTATCGATAACTTTTCCTCTTCTTAAAATTGTTATAAAATCACACAATTTAATAACTTCTTCTAATTTATGACTAATAAAAATAATCGTATTCTCTTCATTAACTAATTGACGTAAAATCTTAAAAAAGTTATCAATTTCAACAGGGGTTAATACTGCGGTGGGTTCATCTAAAATTAACAGTTTTGCCCCACGGTATAAGACTTTTAATATTTCGACTCGTTGCTGCATCCCTACTGATATATTTTCTACTTTAGCATCTAAGTTAATTTCTAATTGATAATTATCAATTAATGCTTGAATTTCTAATTTTTTTTGTTTTAATTTTAGTCTATATTCTCCTTGAGTTCCTAAGATAATATTTTCTAATACAGATAATTGAGGAACTAGCATAAAATGTTGATGAATCATGCCAATTCCTTGATCAATAGCACTTTTAGAAGAATTAATTTCAACTAATTTATTATTAATATAAATTTCTCCTTGATCGGGACTATATAACCCTGATAAAATATTCATTAATGTGGTTTTTCCTGCGCCATTTTCTCCTAAAATAGCATGAATAGTTCCTTGATTAATGGTTAAGGAAATATTATCATTGGCAATAAATGCTCCGAAGCTTTTTGTAATTCCTTTTAAACGTAATTCAACCATTTTTATATCTTTAATTGTTATTCCAAGGAAATGGTAAATCTCATTAACGCCTTCACTATAATGGATGATAGTGTAATAAAATAATCCATCTTAAATTACCTTATCTAAGAAACAGTTTTATTAACACAAAGGGTTGATTTTCCATCTTTTTGACAAGGCTCAAAGGTTATTTTTTTAGTAATGATTTCTTGTTTAACATCATTAATTTTAGCGATCATATCATCAGTAACAACTTCATTAAATTCTCCTAAATATAAAATATCAGGATAATCCAAACCTAAACTATAAATTTTTCCTTCTAATTCATTTTTGGTCACTAATTCTGCTATATAGTTAATGGCTAAATCTAACCGTTTGACAGGGGTGGTTAACACTGCTTCCGGCGCAATATTTAACTGATCAACAGTATTTCCAAAAGCGTAAACTCCCTTTTCTTGTGCGGTTTGTAAGACAGCAGGAGAGGCATTATCTAACCATTGATACACCACATCTGCACCGGAGGAAATTAAGGCTAAAGTAGCTTCTTTTGCCTTAGCTGCGTCATTCCAATCTCCTGTATAACTAGAGGTAATTTTAATGTCAGGATTAATGGATTTTGCCCCTAATTCAAATCCCCTTAATTCTTCATTCGTTGCTTGAAACGATTGGGCAGTAATGTAAGCCATTTGATTACTTTTTGTCATCATTGCCCCTAACATTCCACATAGGTAACTTCCTTGTAAATGATCGATGCGTAAAGAGGCTATATTTTCCCCTTCTACTGCCCCATTAACTCCGATAAAAAAGGTGTCGGGAAATTGTCTGGCAACCTGTTGAATCGCTGCGTCAAATTGTCCCCCATGAGCATACACTAAATTATAACCTCGTCGGGCAAAATCTGCTAAGGTTTCTGCTTGATCAGCTTGGGAAACTTGTTCAATATAAGCTATTTCTGCCCCTAGTTTTTCTTGGGTTAATTTAACGCCTTCGTAACCGGTTTGATTCCAAGCTTTATCTGTTATAATTCCAGGTAAAACAATCGCTATTTTTAAAGGATTTTGGGTTTCTGTTGTTTTTTGTTCTTCGGTTTGGAAAGTTGGGTTTTCTGAATTTGTCGAAGTTGAATTATCGTTATTTCCACAAGCTTTTAAAACTAAGCTGCCTAACAAAGCTGAGGTAAACCCTATAAATTTCCTACGTTTTAATGGTGATTTCATTATTAGATTATTGTGCTTAAAATACTACCAATACGTTGCCAAGGAAAGAAGCGAAAAATAGCATGGCCAATGACATTTTTTTCTGGTAAAAAACCCCAAACATGGGAATCATTACTGTTATTTCGATTATCTCCCATAACGAATAAATAACCGTTGGGAACTTCAACAGATTGTAAATTATAATGGGGAGATTCTAAGATATAATCTTCATTAAGAGGTTGATTATTCACATACAGGTTCCCATCTTTAACAGCAACAGTGTCACCACCTCTAGCAACAATTCTTTTGATAAAAGCTTGCTCTTTTTTATATCCTTGCAGTTGTAGTTGCATGGGAGGTTCAAAAACAATAATATCTCCTGGTTTGGGAGGATGAAAATAATAAGAAACTTTTTCAACAACCAAGCGATCGCCTGTTTCTAACGTGGGATACATCGACTCAGAAGGAATATATCTGGGTTCGGCTATAAACGTCCTAATAATAACGGCTAAAATAACAGCAATTACTAAAATTTGTACATTTTCCCAAACAGCTTTTAAGGCATTGTTTTTCTGGCTTGAGACTGAGTTAGATTGTTTTTTTTCTTGATCGATAGTCATAAAAATAATTTGGTTTTCTTTCTGAATTATAACGTTTCTCGAGTCATTAAGCTATATTTTTACTGATTTAGTTGTTTCTTAGCTTGTTGCCAAAGCTTTTCTAAGTCTTCTAAAGAATAATCTGTTAAAGGACGATCAGCAAATTTTTCCATTTTAGAAAGTCGTTGAATAAACCTTTTATTAGTACCTGACAACGCTTCTGAAGCATCTAAACCATACCATCGGGCTATATTAATAATGGTAAATAACAAATCCCCTAATTCTGATTGTTGATGAACTTTATTATCGGTTTCTAATGACTCTTTAAATTCTGTTAATTCTTCGGAAAATTTTTCCCAAACTCCGTCTACATTTTCCCATTCAAAACCCGCTTTTGCTGCTTT from Crocosphaera subtropica ATCC 51142 includes these protein-coding regions:
- a CDS encoding BMP family protein, which codes for MKSPLKRRKFIGFTSALLGSLVLKACGNNDNSTSTNSENPTFQTEEQKTTETQNPLKIAIVLPGIITDKAWNQTGYEGVKLTQEKLGAEIAYIEQVSQADQAETLADFARRGYNLVYAHGGQFDAAIQQVARQFPDTFFIGVNGAVEGENIASLRIDHLQGSYLCGMLGAMMTKSNQMAYITAQSFQATNEELRGFELGAKSINPDIKITSSYTGDWNDAAKAKEATLALISSGADVVYQWLDNASPAVLQTAQEKGVYAFGNTVDQLNIAPEAVLTTPVKRLDLAINYIAELVTKNELEGKIYSLGLDYPDILYLGEFNEVVTDDMIAKINDVKQEIITKKITFEPCQKDGKSTLCVNKTVS
- a CDS encoding ABC transporter ATP-binding protein, which encodes MVELRLKGITKSFGAFIANDNISLTINQGTIHAILGENGAGKTTLMNILSGLYSPDQGEIYINNKLVEINSSKSAIDQGIGMIHQHFMLVPQLSVLENIILGTQGEYRLKLKQKKLEIQALIDNYQLEINLDAKVENISVGMQQRVEILKVLYRGAKLLILDEPTAVLTPVEIDNFFKILRQLVNEENTIIFISHKLEEVIKLCDFITILRRGKVIDTFENKNFNTQKLANMMIGEHKTINLIKTTLSYTETILKVDNLVVNNIHNISFQIKAGEILGIAGVDGNGQQELVSVIMGFIKAKKGKIQYEDIDITNWTTEDIIKQLSIGYIPEDRKTTGLVSSLTIGKNLILKHYYSYPFNQWGLLQKKSIKTIENEAINDFNIRGVEPNITVGKLSGGNQQKIILARELANNPQLIIAMQPTRGLDIAATEYIQKQLLEARENGAAILYISTELEEVRKMSDRLAIIYRGQFMDIINPNTDIQKIGLLMMGITSQ
- the lepB gene encoding signal peptidase I; this encodes MTIDQEKKQSNSVSSQKNNALKAVWENVQILVIAVILAVIIRTFIAEPRYIPSESMYPTLETGDRLVVEKVSYYFHPPKPGDIIVFEPPMQLQLQGYKKEQAFIKRIVARGGDTVAVKDGNLYVNNQPLNEDYILESPHYNLQSVEVPNGYLFVMGDNRNNSNDSHVWGFLPEKNVIGHAIFRFFPWQRIGSILSTII